Proteins encoded in a region of the Flavobacteriales bacterium TMED191 genome:
- a CDS encoding adenylosuccinate synthase (catalyzes the formation of N6-(1,2,-dicarboxyethyl)-AMP from L-aspartate, inosine monophosphate and GTP in AMP biosynthesis), which yields MSVDVLLGLQWGDEGKGKIVDFISKKYNIIARFQGGPNAGHTIYINKKKHVLHTVPSGIFNKNVQNI from the coding sequence ATGAGTGTTGATGTACTATTAGGCCTACAATGGGGTGATGAAGGAAAAGGTAAAATTGTTGATTTTATAAGTAAGAAATATAACATAATAGCTAGATTTCAGGGAGGACCAAATGCAGGTCACACAATTTATATAAATAAAAAAAAACACGTACTACACACTGTACCATCAGGTATATTTAATAAAAATGTTCAAAATATTAT